From one Lolium rigidum isolate FL_2022 chromosome 4, APGP_CSIRO_Lrig_0.1, whole genome shotgun sequence genomic stretch:
- the LOC124650104 gene encoding protein SULFUR DEFICIENCY-INDUCED 2-like, with protein MAAASSRRRAGEKKDLFHVVHKVPAGDSPYVRAKHLQLVEKDAEASIVWFWKAINSGDRVDSALKDMAVVMKQQDRAEEAIEAIRSFRHLCSRQAQESLDNLLIDLYKKCGKVEEQIELLKQKLKMICLGEAFNGKITKTARSHGKKFQVSIQQEMSRILGNLGWAYMQQSNYEAAELVYRKAQTIVPDANRACNLGLCLIKQGRHEEAMQVLEDVLLRRISGLDDDKAVARAEQLLRELCPTTHVSSPLDIGFSFTEEIVERLDLVMNDWTPFRSRRLPVFEELDAFRDQMAC; from the exons ATGGCCGCCGCTTCTTCCAggaggagggccggggagaagaaGGACCTCTTCCACGTCGTCCACAAGGTGCCCGCCGGCGACAGCCCCTACGTCCGGGCCAAGCACCTCCAG CTCGTGGAGAAGGACGCGGAGGCGTCGATCGTCTGGTTCTGGAAGGCGATCAACTCCGGGGACAGGGTGGACAGcgcgctcaaggacatggccgtcGTCATGAAGCAGCAGGACCGCGCCGAGGAGGCCATCGAAGCCATTAGGTCATTCAGGCACCTCTGCTCCAGGCAGGCACAGGAGTCCCTAGACAACCTGCTCATCGACCTCTACAAG AAGTGCGGAAAGGTCGAGGAGCAAATAGAGCTGCTGAAACAgaagctcaagatgatatgccTCGGCGAGGCCTTCAACGGGAAGATCACCAAGACGGCACGCTCCCACGGCAAGAAGTTCCAGGTCTCAATTCAGCAGGAGATGTCCCGCATCCTG GGCAACCTTGGCTGGGCTTACATGCAGCAGAGCAACTACGAAGCCGCTGAACTGGTGTACCGGAAGGCCCAAACCATCGTGCCCGACGCCAACCGGGCGTGCAACCTCGGGTTGTGCCTGATCAAACAGGGCAGGCATGAGGAGGCAATGCAAGTACTAGAGGATGTCTTGCTTCGCAGAATCTCCGGACTGGACGATGACAAGGCGGTCGCCCGAGCTGAGCAGCTGCTCCGTGAGCTCTGCCCGACGACCCATGTTTCATCTCCGTTGGATATCGGCTTCAGTTTCACCGAGGAGATCGTGGAGAGACTAGACCTTGTGATGAATGATTGGACGCCATTCAGGTCGAGGAGGCTGCCAGTGTTCGAGGAGCTAGACGCATTCAGGGACCAAATGGCTTGTTGA